One window of Alteriqipengyuania lutimaris genomic DNA carries:
- a CDS encoding YoaK family protein: MQRFTPGQRRFAFAVAGLAGFVDITGFLQLDGYFVSFMTGNTTLLARDLAGGMQRVAVPALLIAGFVIGVTLGTLVGDRWAARRKVVVTAMVTACLVCAALARLADQSEISLGLLVIAMGALNIVMSANRANPVGLTYMTGALVRTGQLLAERIGGDRSANPLAFAGLWASLLTGAVCGALVGMNWGTASLWIAAGGAGTLCFAATRMRARVPG; this comes from the coding sequence ATGCAACGCTTCACTCCGGGCCAGCGCCGTTTCGCCTTTGCCGTGGCGGGCCTGGCGGGCTTCGTCGACATCACCGGCTTCCTTCAGCTCGACGGCTATTTCGTCTCGTTCATGACCGGCAACACCACGCTGCTCGCGCGCGATCTGGCAGGCGGGATGCAACGCGTGGCGGTGCCCGCGCTGCTTATCGCGGGCTTCGTCATCGGCGTGACCCTCGGCACGCTGGTGGGGGACAGGTGGGCGGCGCGGCGCAAGGTGGTGGTGACTGCGATGGTGACCGCCTGCCTGGTGTGCGCGGCGCTTGCGAGGCTTGCCGATCAGTCGGAAATCTCGCTCGGCCTGCTGGTGATCGCGATGGGCGCGCTAAACATCGTGATGAGCGCCAATCGCGCCAATCCGGTGGGGCTGACCTATATGACCGGTGCGCTGGTGCGCACGGGGCAATTGCTGGCCGAACGCATCGGCGGGGATCGCAGCGCGAACCCGCTCGCCTTCGCAGGGCTCTGGGCCAGCCTGCTGACAGGCGCGGTCTGCGGTGCACTGGTCGGCATGAACTGGGGCACGGCCTCGCTGTGGATTGCGGCGGGCGGCGCGGGTACCCTGTGCTTCGCGGCGACCCGCATGCGCGCGCGCGTGCCAGGATGA
- a CDS encoding cisplatin damage response ATP-dependent DNA ligase, translating into MEDFAALIDALVYTRSRNEKLRLIGEYLQRTPDPDRGWALAALSDGLDFPAVKSSTIRNLLKERVDPVLWSLSRDFVGDTAETASLLWPQPDDAPSPPTVSETVDLLQGMTRKSVVTELPALLDRLDVSGRYALLKLATGAMRIGISARLAKVAFAEAFGVSVEDVEEYWHGLKPPYPELFAWAAEGADPPDMADIPLFKPFMLAHPLEDLVVSLDDYVAEWKWDGIRVQLVHAGPEGGGETRLYSRGGDDISHSFPEMLPALNFPAILDGELLVQGTTQGGEAGGAASFNALQQRLGRKTVSKKMLAESPAFVRVYDVLSLNGENLRERPWHERRAALEELMARLPGDRFDLSQIVEARDFEHLAEIREGARDDAIEGLMLKRRDSPYVPGRRTGLWYKWKRDPLLIDCVLMYAQRGSGKRSSFYSDYTFGCWDGDPDAGADLLPVGKAYSGFTDAELKKLDRHVRQNTVNRFGPVRETDKSLVFEVAFDSVHSSNRHKSGLAMRFPRIHRIRWDKPPHEADRIAALQALVRD; encoded by the coding sequence ATGGAAGACTTCGCCGCCCTGATCGACGCGCTCGTCTATACCCGTAGCCGGAATGAGAAGCTGCGGCTGATCGGCGAATACCTGCAGCGCACGCCCGATCCCGACCGCGGCTGGGCGCTGGCCGCGCTCTCCGACGGGCTCGATTTTCCCGCGGTCAAATCCTCCACCATCCGCAACCTGCTGAAAGAACGCGTCGACCCGGTTCTGTGGTCGCTCAGCCGCGATTTCGTGGGCGACACGGCAGAGACCGCCAGCCTGCTCTGGCCTCAGCCCGACGACGCGCCCTCCCCACCGACGGTGAGCGAGACGGTCGATCTGCTGCAGGGCATGACGCGCAAGTCGGTCGTGACCGAACTGCCCGCGCTGCTCGACCGGCTCGACGTGTCGGGCCGCTACGCGCTGCTCAAGCTCGCCACCGGCGCGATGCGGATCGGCATCTCGGCGCGGCTGGCCAAGGTCGCCTTTGCCGAGGCCTTCGGTGTCTCCGTGGAGGACGTCGAGGAATACTGGCATGGGCTCAAACCGCCCTACCCCGAACTGTTCGCCTGGGCCGCCGAAGGCGCGGACCCGCCCGACATGGCGGATATCCCGCTGTTCAAGCCCTTCATGCTCGCCCACCCGCTCGAAGACCTCGTCGTCAGCCTCGACGACTATGTCGCCGAGTGGAAGTGGGACGGGATCCGCGTGCAGCTTGTCCATGCCGGCCCCGAGGGTGGCGGCGAGACACGCCTCTATTCGCGCGGCGGCGACGATATCTCGCACAGCTTCCCCGAGATGCTGCCCGCGCTGAACTTTCCCGCGATCCTCGATGGCGAATTGCTCGTACAGGGGACCACGCAGGGCGGCGAAGCGGGCGGCGCGGCGAGCTTCAACGCGCTGCAACAGCGGCTGGGGCGCAAGACGGTGAGCAAGAAGATGCTCGCCGAGAGCCCCGCTTTCGTGCGCGTCTACGACGTCCTCTCGCTCAACGGCGAGAACCTGCGCGAGCGGCCGTGGCACGAGCGGCGCGCGGCGCTGGAGGAACTGATGGCGCGGCTGCCCGGCGACCGCTTCGACCTCTCGCAAATCGTCGAGGCGCGCGATTTCGAACATCTGGCCGAGATCCGCGAAGGCGCACGCGACGACGCGATCGAGGGGTTGATGCTCAAGCGACGCGACAGCCCTTACGTGCCCGGCCGCCGCACGGGCCTGTGGTACAAGTGGAAGCGCGATCCGCTGCTGATCGACTGCGTGCTGATGTATGCCCAGCGCGGCAGCGGCAAGCGTTCGAGTTTCTATTCGGATTACACTTTCGGCTGCTGGGATGGCGACCCCGATGCAGGCGCAGACCTGCTGCCGGTGGGCAAGGCCTATTCGGGCTTCACCGATGCCGAGCTCAAGAAGCTCGACCGCCATGTGCGCCAGAACACCGTCAACCGCTTCGGCCCCGTGCGCGAGACCGACAAGAGCCTGGTGTTCGAAGTCGCGTTCGACAGCGTGCACTCGTCGAACCGGCACAAGAGCGGCCTCGCCATGCGCTTCCCGCGCATCCACCGCATCCGCTGGGACAAGCCCCCGCACGAGGCCGACCGGATCGCGGCATTGCAGGCGCTGGTGAGGGATTGA
- a CDS encoding ligase-associated DNA damage response exonuclease, translated as MPAAPFSWIQPHPHGIHVVPADAWVDPSRPVDTALVTHGHADHARGGHGTTWATPETLAIMELRYRTGAEDDAGEIPHRAQAVQYGETVRLKGGVDATYIPAGHVLGSAQILLEHAGERIVVTGDYKRRPDPTCPAFELVACDIFITEATFGLPVFSHPPIEGEIAKLLDRLAAHPDSCVLVGAYALGKAQRVIAELRRAGHTDPIYLHGAMEKMCRLYEEHGVDLGELRLVADHSKDEMRGQIVVSPPSALNDRWSRRLPDPITAMASGWMRVRQRARQRNVELPLIISDHCDWGELTDTIQEIDAQETWITHGREEALLRWCQLHQRRARALAMVGYEDEDE; from the coding sequence ATGCCCGCCGCGCCCTTCTCCTGGATCCAGCCACATCCGCACGGCATCCACGTGGTGCCCGCCGATGCCTGGGTCGATCCCTCGCGACCCGTCGATACCGCGCTCGTCACCCACGGCCATGCGGATCATGCGCGCGGCGGGCACGGCACGACCTGGGCCACACCCGAAACGCTCGCGATCATGGAGCTGCGCTATCGCACCGGGGCTGAGGACGATGCGGGCGAAATCCCCCACCGGGCGCAGGCCGTGCAGTATGGCGAGACGGTCCGTCTGAAGGGCGGCGTCGATGCGACCTATATCCCCGCGGGCCACGTGCTCGGCAGTGCGCAAATCCTGCTCGAACATGCGGGCGAGCGGATCGTGGTCACCGGGGACTACAAGCGGCGGCCCGACCCGACCTGCCCTGCGTTCGAGCTGGTCGCCTGCGACATCTTCATCACCGAGGCGACCTTCGGCCTGCCCGTCTTCAGCCATCCGCCGATCGAAGGCGAGATCGCCAAGCTGCTCGACCGGCTTGCGGCGCATCCCGATTCCTGCGTGCTCGTGGGTGCCTATGCGCTGGGCAAGGCGCAGCGCGTGATCGCCGAGCTGCGCCGCGCGGGCCATACCGACCCGATCTATCTCCACGGCGCGATGGAGAAGATGTGCCGCTTGTACGAGGAGCACGGCGTCGATCTGGGCGAGCTGCGGCTGGTCGCCGATCATTCGAAGGACGAGATGCGGGGGCAGATCGTCGTCTCGCCCCCCTCGGCGCTCAACGACCGCTGGAGCCGCCGCCTGCCCGATCCGATCACCGCCATGGCGTCAGGCTGGATGCGGGTGCGCCAGCGCGCCCGCCAGCGCAATGTCGAGCTGCCGCTGATAATCTCCGACCATTGCGACTGGGGTGAGCTGACCGACACGATCCAAGAGATCGACGCGCAGGAGACGTGGATCACGCATGGCCGCGAGGAAGCGCTGCTGCGCTGGTGCCAGCTGCACCAGCGCCGCGCCCGCGCGCTCGCGATGGTCGGTTACGAGGACGAGGACGAGTGA
- the clpA gene encoding ATP-dependent Clp protease ATP-binding subunit ClpA has protein sequence MPSFAQNLEKTLHAALDGARERRHEYATLEHLLLALIADDDAAEVMGACGVDLAELADVVRTYLDQEYQSLQADEAGEPQPTAGFQRVVQRAILHVQSSGKDTVTGANVLVALFSERDSYAVYFLQQQDMSRLDAVSFISHGIGKGGQAVEPRSPRGAEDEAAEEKEDTKNKKETALDQFTVNLNTKAEGGKIDPLIGRGPEVDRTVQILCRRSKNNPLYVGDPGVGKTAIAEGLARKIVEGDVPEVLEEAVIYSLDMGALLAGTRYRGDFEERLKQVVSELEKMPHAILFIDEIHTVIGAGATSGGAMDASNLLKPALSSGAIRCIGSTTYKEFRNHFEKDRALLRRFQKIDVNEPTIEDTVKILKGLKSAFEKHHKVTYTADALKTAVELSARYINDRKLPDKAIDVVDEVGAMQMLVPPSKRRKKITAREIEAVIATMARIPPKSVSKDDKTALENLERDLKQVVFGQDPAVRKLSTAMKLSRAGLRDPDKPIGSFLFSGPTGVGKTEVARQLASIMGIELKRFDMSEYMERHSVSRLIGAPPGYVGYDQGGLLTDAVDQNPHSVLLLDEIEKAHPDLFNILLQVMDNGRLTDHHGKTVDFRNVVLIMTTNAGAADMASQGIGFGDVSREDASEEAVKRMFTPEFRNRLDAIVPFGYLGKNTIARVVDKFIIQLELQLADQNVDIQFDDAAKKWLGDKGYDRLYGARPMGRLIQEKIKQPLAEELLFGKLADGGEVNVTVKDGKPHFELTPAPPKASKRKKATPKTKAAESKAGEGAADADDASES, from the coding sequence ATGCCTAGCTTCGCCCAGAATCTCGAAAAGACCCTCCACGCCGCGCTCGACGGGGCACGCGAACGGCGCCACGAATACGCCACGCTCGAGCATTTGCTGCTCGCGCTGATCGCGGACGACGACGCGGCGGAAGTGATGGGCGCATGCGGGGTCGATCTCGCCGAACTGGCGGACGTGGTCCGCACCTATCTCGACCAGGAATACCAGTCGCTCCAGGCCGACGAGGCGGGCGAACCGCAGCCGACCGCCGGTTTCCAGCGTGTGGTCCAGCGCGCGATCCTGCACGTGCAGTCCTCGGGCAAGGACACGGTGACGGGCGCCAACGTGCTCGTCGCGCTGTTCTCCGAACGCGATTCCTACGCGGTCTATTTCCTCCAGCAGCAGGACATGAGCCGGCTGGATGCGGTCAGCTTCATCAGCCACGGCATCGGCAAGGGCGGCCAGGCGGTCGAGCCGCGATCGCCGCGCGGGGCCGAGGACGAGGCTGCCGAGGAAAAGGAAGACACCAAGAACAAGAAGGAAACCGCGCTCGACCAGTTCACGGTCAATCTCAACACCAAGGCGGAAGGCGGCAAGATCGACCCGCTGATCGGCCGCGGGCCCGAAGTGGATCGCACGGTACAGATCCTGTGCCGCCGGTCGAAGAACAACCCGCTCTACGTCGGCGATCCTGGCGTCGGGAAGACCGCGATTGCGGAGGGTCTGGCGCGCAAGATCGTCGAAGGCGACGTGCCCGAAGTGCTCGAGGAAGCGGTGATCTATTCGCTCGACATGGGCGCGCTGCTGGCGGGCACGCGCTATCGCGGCGATTTCGAGGAACGGCTCAAGCAGGTCGTCTCCGAGCTCGAGAAGATGCCGCATGCGATTTTGTTCATCGACGAGATCCACACCGTGATCGGCGCCGGCGCGACCAGCGGCGGGGCGATGGATGCCTCGAACCTCCTAAAGCCCGCGCTTTCCAGCGGCGCGATCCGCTGCATCGGGTCGACCACCTACAAGGAATTCCGCAACCACTTCGAAAAGGACCGCGCACTGCTGCGCCGGTTTCAGAAGATCGACGTCAACGAACCGACGATCGAGGATACGGTGAAGATCCTCAAGGGCCTCAAGAGCGCGTTCGAGAAGCATCACAAGGTGACCTACACCGCCGATGCCCTCAAGACCGCGGTGGAGCTGAGCGCGCGCTACATCAACGACCGCAAGCTGCCCGACAAGGCGATCGACGTGGTCGACGAGGTCGGCGCGATGCAGATGCTCGTGCCGCCCAGCAAGCGGCGCAAGAAGATCACCGCGCGCGAGATCGAGGCGGTGATCGCGACGATGGCGCGCATCCCTCCGAAATCGGTGAGCAAGGACGACAAGACCGCGCTCGAAAACCTCGAACGCGACCTGAAGCAAGTCGTCTTCGGACAGGACCCGGCGGTGAGGAAACTCTCGACCGCGATGAAGCTGAGCCGTGCAGGGCTTCGCGATCCGGACAAGCCGATCGGTTCGTTCCTGTTCTCCGGCCCGACCGGCGTCGGCAAGACCGAGGTCGCCCGCCAGCTCGCCAGCATCATGGGGATCGAGCTCAAGCGCTTCGACATGTCCGAATATATGGAGCGGCACAGCGTTTCGCGCCTGATCGGCGCGCCTCCGGGCTATGTCGGCTACGATCAGGGCGGCCTGCTGACCGACGCGGTCGACCAGAACCCGCACAGCGTGCTTCTGCTCGACGAGATCGAGAAGGCGCACCCCGACCTGTTCAACATCCTGCTGCAGGTGATGGATAATGGCCGCCTGACCGACCACCACGGCAAGACGGTCGATTTCCGCAACGTGGTGCTGATCATGACCACCAATGCGGGTGCGGCGGACATGGCGAGCCAGGGTATCGGCTTTGGCGACGTCAGCCGCGAGGATGCGAGCGAAGAGGCGGTGAAACGCATGTTCACCCCCGAATTCCGCAACCGCCTCGATGCGATCGTGCCCTTCGGCTACCTCGGCAAGAACACCATCGCGCGGGTGGTCGACAAGTTCATCATCCAGCTCGAGCTCCAGCTGGCCGATCAGAACGTCGACATCCAGTTCGACGATGCCGCCAAGAAATGGCTCGGCGACAAGGGTTACGACCGGCTGTACGGCGCGCGCCCGATGGGCCGCCTGATCCAGGAAAAGATCAAGCAGCCGCTGGCCGAGGAACTGCTGTTCGGCAAGCTGGCCGACGGCGGCGAGGTCAATGTGACGGTGAAGGACGGCAAGCCGCATTTCGAGCTCACGCCCGCCCCGCCCAAGGCGAGCAAGCGCAAGAAGGCCACTCCGAAGACAAAGGCGGCCGAGAGCAAGGCAGGCGAAGGCGCGGCAGACGCGGACGACGCTTCCGAAAGCTAG
- a CDS encoding DUF1192 domain-containing protein, which translates to MEEDVGPRPISDAASLLVADDLSRLSQFELDERIRMLQLEIARVEQHRLRYSQQRSAAEALFAKKNQD; encoded by the coding sequence ATGGAAGAAGACGTCGGCCCCCGCCCCATAAGCGATGCCGCCAGCCTGCTGGTTGCCGACGATCTTTCGCGCCTGTCGCAGTTCGAACTGGACGAGCGAATCCGCATGCTGCAGCTCGAAATTGCGCGGGTGGAGCAGCATCGCCTGCGCTATTCGCAGCAGCGCAGCGCCGCCGAAGCGCTGTTCGCCAAGAAAAATCAGGACTGA
- a CDS encoding NAD(P)H-quinone oxidoreductase, translating to MTGVPETMRAIGFAEPGGPEVLSLDEGVAVPQPAAGEVLLKVAYAGVNRPDCIQRAGHYPAPPGASPILGLEAAGEIVAVGEGVDEARVGTQVCALTPGGAYAEYCVVPAGHVLPVPDALTLAEAAALPETMFTVWHNVFQRGLARDGETLLVHGGTSGIGTMAIMLGKAFGLTTIVTAGSEEKCDAARTVGADHAIDYKTTDFVEAVGLITGGEGVDMVLDMVSGDYVARNLKCLKPEGRHVTIAVLGGMKAEINMAMVMSKRLTLTGSTLRPRSDAFKTALRDEIEREAWSLVEEGAVRPVMDEIFALGNAAKAHARMENGDHIGKIVLAVDEDL from the coding sequence ATGACAGGGGTTCCCGAAACGATGCGCGCGATCGGCTTTGCCGAACCGGGTGGGCCCGAGGTCCTCTCGCTGGACGAGGGCGTGGCGGTGCCGCAGCCGGCCGCGGGCGAGGTCCTGCTCAAGGTCGCCTATGCCGGGGTCAACCGGCCCGACTGCATCCAGCGCGCCGGGCACTATCCCGCGCCTCCCGGTGCGTCGCCGATCCTCGGGCTGGAAGCCGCAGGCGAAATCGTGGCCGTTGGCGAGGGTGTGGACGAGGCGCGGGTGGGCACGCAGGTCTGTGCGCTGACACCCGGCGGTGCCTATGCCGAATATTGCGTCGTACCTGCCGGGCATGTGCTGCCGGTGCCCGATGCGCTGACGCTGGCCGAGGCGGCGGCGCTGCCCGAAACGATGTTCACCGTGTGGCACAACGTCTTCCAGCGCGGACTGGCGCGCGACGGGGAGACGCTGCTGGTCCATGGCGGTACCTCGGGCATCGGCACGATGGCGATCATGCTCGGCAAGGCTTTCGGCCTCACCACGATCGTGACGGCGGGCAGCGAGGAAAAATGCGACGCCGCCAGGACTGTGGGTGCGGACCATGCGATCGACTACAAGACGACCGATTTCGTCGAGGCGGTGGGGCTCATCACCGGGGGCGAAGGCGTCGACATGGTGCTCGACATGGTTTCGGGCGATTACGTCGCGCGCAATCTCAAGTGCCTCAAGCCCGAAGGGCGGCACGTGACCATCGCGGTGCTCGGCGGGATGAAGGCCGAGATCAACATGGCCATGGTCATGTCCAAGCGCCTGACGCTGACCGGATCGACGCTGCGTCCGCGCTCCGATGCGTTCAAGACCGCCCTGCGCGACGAGATCGAGCGCGAGGCATGGTCGCTGGTGGAGGAAGGCGCCGTCCGTCCGGTGATGGACGAGATCTTCGCCTTGGGCAATGCGGCCAAGGCGCATGCGCGGATGGAAAACGGCGACCATATCGGCAAGATCGTACTCGCGGTCGACGAGGATCTTTAA
- a CDS encoding UDP-2,3-diacylglucosamine diphosphatase, which produces MLDLPSPDGLPTAISDLAGEFHNVSAFPPVAPSVPEPEDGKRRRYRTIWISDVHLGTKGCNAEMLIDFLDSTDSETMYLVGDIIDGWRLKKKFYWPAAHNDIVWRILKRAKRGTRIVYIPGNHDEVVRPFCGMNFGDVEIRRAAFHTTADGRRLMVLHGDEFDTVMLTHRWLAFVGDTAYHLMMALNGWVNKARQALGMPYWSLSKAAKHKVKNAVEFISKYEEIVARAAGERGVDGVVCGHIHTAEHRIFQHNGRDIEYWNDGDWVEGCNALVEHFDGRMEVLDWADEIAGRTVREAGPEDDERERAARAVA; this is translated from the coding sequence ATGCTCGACTTACCTTCGCCCGACGGCCTGCCCACGGCAATTTCCGACCTCGCAGGCGAGTTCCACAATGTCTCCGCCTTCCCGCCGGTCGCGCCCTCGGTGCCCGAGCCAGAGGATGGCAAGCGCCGCCGCTATCGCACGATCTGGATCAGCGACGTGCACCTCGGCACCAAGGGCTGCAATGCCGAGATGCTGATCGATTTCCTCGACAGCACCGACAGCGAGACGATGTACCTCGTGGGCGACATCATCGACGGCTGGCGCCTGAAGAAGAAGTTCTACTGGCCCGCCGCACACAACGACATCGTGTGGCGGATCCTGAAACGCGCCAAGCGCGGCACGCGGATCGTCTACATCCCCGGCAACCACGACGAGGTCGTGCGGCCCTTCTGCGGGATGAATTTCGGCGATGTCGAAATCCGCCGCGCCGCGTTCCACACCACCGCCGACGGGCGCCGGCTGATGGTGCTGCACGGCGATGAATTCGATACGGTCATGCTCACCCACAGGTGGCTCGCTTTCGTCGGCGACACTGCTTATCATCTGATGATGGCGCTCAACGGCTGGGTCAACAAGGCCCGGCAGGCGCTGGGGATGCCCTACTGGTCGCTGTCGAAGGCGGCCAAGCACAAGGTGAAGAATGCGGTCGAGTTCATCTCGAAATACGAGGAAATCGTGGCCCGCGCAGCCGGAGAGCGCGGCGTCGACGGTGTCGTGTGCGGCCACATCCATACCGCCGAACACCGCATCTTCCAGCATAATGGCCGCGACATCGAATACTGGAACGACGGCGACTGGGTCGAAGGATGCAATGCGCTGGTCGAGCATTTCGACGGGCGGATGGAGGTGCTCGACTGGGCGGACGAGATCGCGGGGCGGACCGTCAGGGAAGCCGGGCCCGAGGACGACGAGCGCGAGCGCGCGGCCCGGGCGGTCGCCTGA
- a CDS encoding glycosyltransferase family 4 protein, whose translation MLLLEPGGLAELVDTPPKSIAIVSDAWHPQMNGVVRTLTTTCNILRASGHRVDVITPDQYPSVPCPTYPEIRLALTLPGTVGRRLSELQPDAVHIATEGPLGLSARRYCLAKAVPFTTAYHTQFPDYVSRRTYLPPDAFWPYIRWFHRPAQRVMVATESIREELRAQGLTRLHHWGRGVDLEVFRPDVGPCADYEGLEGPIQLYVGRVAVEKNIEAFLKTSQPGTKVVVGDGPALSDLRARYPEAKFLGKRGGDDLARCYANADVFVFPSKTDTFGLVMIEALACGTPVAAYPVSGPRDILTPEVGAMADDLDTAIAAAQACDRETCAAFGQEFSWHAATAQFLAGLEEFDGETLTP comes from the coding sequence ATGCTGCTGCTCGAACCGGGCGGGCTGGCTGAGTTGGTCGATACGCCGCCGAAATCGATCGCGATCGTCAGCGATGCCTGGCATCCGCAGATGAACGGCGTGGTTCGCACGCTGACGACCACCTGCAACATCCTGCGGGCGAGCGGCCACCGCGTCGATGTGATCACGCCCGATCAGTACCCCTCGGTCCCGTGCCCGACCTATCCCGAAATCCGCCTCGCGCTGACCCTGCCGGGCACGGTCGGGCGGCGGCTGTCCGAACTCCAGCCCGACGCGGTGCATATCGCCACCGAAGGCCCGTTGGGCCTGTCCGCAAGACGATATTGCCTCGCCAAGGCAGTGCCCTTCACCACCGCCTATCACACGCAGTTTCCCGACTATGTCTCGCGCCGCACCTATCTGCCGCCCGATGCCTTCTGGCCCTATATCCGCTGGTTCCACCGCCCCGCACAGCGCGTGATGGTCGCGACCGAGAGCATTCGAGAGGAGCTGCGCGCACAGGGCCTTACGCGGCTGCACCACTGGGGCCGCGGCGTCGATCTGGAGGTGTTCCGCCCCGATGTCGGCCCTTGTGCTGATTACGAGGGGCTCGAAGGTCCGATCCAGCTCTATGTCGGGCGGGTCGCGGTCGAGAAGAACATCGAAGCCTTTCTCAAGACCAGCCAGCCGGGCACCAAGGTAGTCGTGGGCGACGGGCCCGCCTTGTCGGACCTGCGGGCCCGCTACCCCGAGGCGAAGTTTCTCGGCAAGCGCGGCGGCGACGATCTGGCGCGCTGCTACGCCAATGCCGACGTGTTCGTTTTTCCGAGCAAGACCGACACCTTCGGCCTCGTGATGATCGAGGCGCTGGCCTGCGGCACGCCTGTCGCGGCCTACCCGGTGTCCGGCCCGCGCGACATCCTGACGCCCGAGGTGGGCGCGATGGCGGACGATCTCGACACCGCGATCGCCGCCGCGCAGGCGTGCGACCGCGAGACGTGCGCGGCATTCGGTCAGGAGTTCAGCTGGCACGCTGCCACCGCGCAGTTCCTCGCCGGGCTCGAGGAGTTCGACGGCGAGACCCTCACGCCTTGA
- a CDS encoding DUF1013 domain-containing protein has product MADQPTPLMPHATATWLVDNTGLSFEQISQFCGLHILEVQAMADDLAGSKYTGRDPVYAGELTQQEIERGQADSNYSLKMQKAPAEVTRTKGPRYTPVSKRQDKPDGIAWILRNHPEMSDAQISKLIGTTRNTIGAIRDRTHWNIQNIQPKDPVTLGLCSQRELDAVVKAAAKKAGIEDAAADPTVEANDKAKLIEELRRERQESEKAAAEAAQEAEAAAWLEAKRASEEEQLGGAPVDTGTATDTDTEAEPGDPA; this is encoded by the coding sequence ATGGCCGACCAACCCACCCCGCTGATGCCGCATGCGACCGCCACCTGGCTGGTCGACAATACGGGGCTTAGCTTCGAGCAGATCTCGCAGTTCTGCGGACTCCACATCCTCGAAGTGCAGGCCATGGCGGACGATCTCGCGGGCAGCAAATACACGGGGCGCGACCCGGTCTATGCCGGCGAACTGACACAGCAGGAGATCGAGCGCGGCCAGGCCGACAGCAATTACAGCCTCAAGATGCAAAAGGCCCCGGCCGAGGTCACGCGGACCAAGGGCCCGCGCTACACGCCCGTGTCCAAGCGGCAGGACAAGCCCGATGGCATCGCGTGGATCCTGCGCAACCATCCCGAGATGTCCGACGCGCAGATTTCCAAGCTGATCGGCACCACCCGCAACACGATCGGCGCGATCCGCGACCGCACGCACTGGAACATCCAGAACATCCAGCCCAAGGACCCGGTGACGCTGGGTCTTTGCTCGCAGCGCGAACTCGACGCGGTGGTCAAGGCCGCCGCGAAGAAGGCGGGTATCGAAGATGCCGCCGCCGACCCGACCGTCGAGGCGAACGACAAGGCCAAGCTGATCGAGGAACTGCGTCGCGAACGCCAGGAAAGCGAGAAGGCCGCCGCCGAGGCCGCGCAGGAAGCCGAAGCCGCCGCATGGCTCGAAGCCAAGCGCGCGAGCGAGGAAGAGCAACTGGGCGGCGCCCCCGTCGACACTGGCACCGCTACCGATACCGATACCGAAGCCGAGCCGGGCGACCCCGCCTGA